TTAGAAGGTCCATGAAACAAGATTTAATATCCACAATTTTTATTACTAGTTCTTGCTTTCACCAAAATCGACTATagtagaacaaaaaaaatataaaactaaaTAAGGGAATGCACACTCCTAACTTCGGAAGAATTTAAGTTCTACAATTCAAAAGACTGGGAAATTTTTCGATTGTTAAATCTCTTGCTTTCTGGTTGAATGCCTTTTCACTAAAAATACAGAgtggacaaaaagaaaaagaaaaattaaagttaaatgAATGCACAATTCTCATGAAGGTATTTGTACTTGCCCACATCCAGAATGTGATCAACTCAGAGTTCAGTTCTCACTTATGGGGTGAAACAAAGCAAACCTTTTCTCAGCAACAAGAAGGAATATCAAACAGTGACCATGCCGAATTCGTACCAGTTTTGGAGTTGCATCCCCCCTTCTTAGAAACACAAGCGGGCCTCTAAACTTTGCTGATGCCAAATATCTACAAGCTTCTATAATCTATTACAGTGACTTCATCCTCAGGCGCATCTAGGTCTTGATAACTGCAAGATATTTTCTGTTAGACATACATCATAAAGAAAATTTTCTCTGGCTGCAGGGTCACCCTACAAATCAATCTATACGAAGAAGCATTGAAGCACATGTTGGGAAAATGTCAGGTCACGTAATTGCTTGATTTCTATATCTGGTTATATTACTCTTGTGTATTTGAAGCAAGAATAGTGAACTCCAAGGAGTCGTGAAGTTCAGGGAGTTGTGTATTCCTGGAGCTCACCGTGTAAGGAATTAATGAGATATAACATGATGCTGTTGAGTAGTGAGACCACAAACTCCTTGGGCCAAACAAAGCAAAGAGAGGAGTTTACAAGTCCACATTTCCCATTCCCCTACCTTTTGGTCCAAACACCCTCTAAAGTTTCAGCAGTTCCATATTAGGACAAAGAAGATGGCTTACAGCAAGGGAACCTAAACTATATGAGTATTATTTTTAAGTTGACTTTTATGAGCTTCATATAGAAATTTAGATGACCTGCCTAGAAAGTCTACTGTACCTCAATATAAGAAGGCAGGCCAATGAAAGCAACATTACAAAATGGGTAAAAGGAACCATAACAGCAGTTAAAATCTACAGCCATTATACCTCCGTATTCGACGAGGATCCTGTCGAAAACCTGAAGACAGGGCAAGGATTGGAGCAGATCCACCTAATTGAGGTCCAGGCCTTCCATTTCTACCACCGCCCTCAAAAGGAGGTGGACCACCTTGTTCCCGCAGCATTCTCATCGCCACTTCAGGCGGAGCAGGGACAAAAGGTCCTAATGGACTGTGATAGAATGTAACATGTTAAATCACCAGGAACACAATGGGCACAAAAATGCTGAGTACTTAGGTTAAGCCAACATACCCAGCACCAGGAACAGGCATAAGCACTGGTGGCGGTATTTCAGAGGCAAAAGGAGCAACGTGTCTTCCTTGTCCGCCAAAAGAATCAAACATAGGATCATCAATGTTTCCACCATCTGTACCATCATTTGCTGATGGGAAATCACTTGATTGTGGGTTCTCAGATCTATCAAATCTGTCACCCCCATTAGCCCAATTATCCCGGTCCCTGCGATTGCCTCTGTCATCCTTCAGCCGACCATCTAAATTCATCCTACGTCTCTGTGGCTTATCCTTCTGCATAAGAAAATTGTCTCTTgatgaattaaaaagaaaaggataggAAGGCCAAAAATAAAACTTGATTCTATACCTAATATATTGCTAGACTGCACATGTTTACATTGTCAGTCCAAAAAATGAGACAGTTCGCACACTACAAACTAGGCATACCAAAAACCTACAGGGAGAACACACCTCAGATCCTCATAAATGAAAAATTACCCATCAGAAAAGTATGATGACGACAACAATCACCCAACAAAGTGAAATGAAAAATGTGTTCTTATACCATGTTATAGTCAATAGTTGAGGATAACATATTAAACATTGACACTGACCAGCCAATCTAGTATCCTTTATGTATGTGTGTGTAATAGTTTTTATTACAATATTCAATAGAAGAGGGGATTACAATTCACACATCAAACTAGGGGGAAAAACTTAACCTACTATTCTTCTGTCCAATCTGTTTGTGTGTAATAggcttttttttcttgttattcTTGCATGAAAACAACTAATCCAACAAAGGAAAAATTACTATCTGTTGGCATCTAGTATGTTGTCACGGAAAATGCATAAATTACAAGCATACCGGGAGTGATTGTTGCATAACAGGCGTCCCTCCAGGAGCATCTGCGTCACTGTGAAGAAGTAAGGTATTATTAATGGCATAACATCTTCCATCAACAATGAGGGAGAATTGCTCTTAGAAATTTCACTTACTTCATGTAATTTTGGAAATACAACTCTTCACGCACTTTTGAAGTCAGTTCCATCACAAGCTCTGGATGTTTCAAGTTAAGATGCTTATGAACAAACTCAGGGGCGTGAAACAGCTTAGTGCAACCCTTGGCTCCACAGCCATATTTCCATCCATATTTTTCATCTCTTATCTTGCGAACATATGGATCAAAAGCTTCAAGAGCAGCAGCCTCTATTTTATCCTTGGCAGTCATCACTTCCAACAGATCCTGACCTCTCAATCTCTCTTGCCAACGTAAGTCAAGTTTCTTCTCCCACTCATCTGCACCACTAGCCATGTTAGAGTTTTTCCCCTCTTCTCTTACATGACGAAGACCCTTAGCTTCTCTTGTCTCGACCATTCCATAGTAATCTAGACCATGGATGCGCCACAGATACGTAAGAAGTGTGTCCAATAGCTCAACACCCTCCAAGCCTTTAACAGTCGTCAGCCCCCGTATGATTATTACTGGGCCAGAAGAGCCACCATGTGCTTTATCCCGACCTAATTTGTCACTATCAGAACCACTTAAAATATTTTCTTCTATTCCTTTCTCAGAATCAAGTTTACGGACAAGAGCTTGAGCTTGTCCAATGTCAATCTGGATTCGTCTTGGTTCAGAACTAACAGGATGGGCCTTAGGTGCAGCAGAAAGAAGATCCATTTCTTTTGCTGGTCCTCTACCATGACGCCTCCGTTTGCCATCATTGTCTGCTTCATCATCTGAATTTGGTTCACTAGCCTGCCCTGATTTATTTGTAGCTGCTGCACTGATCCCTGGACCTCTGCATCATAGAATAGAAAAGCGTTGGTTTACCACCACAATTGAAATTTCCTGAATTCAAACATAATTGTAGAAAGTTCAATCTTACAAGTCCAGTGTTCCACTTTGCAGGTCAAGCAAAAAATCCTTAGCAGTTCTTTGTGCAAGTTCATTCCTCCTTAACACACCATCAGAATATTAGAataaaacacaaaagaaaaaataaaaaaagaaagaaaatataaaaagggGGAGGAGGAAAAAAGAGCCAATTTCATGTCCACTAactaaaattgataaaaatgaGAAGAAA
The sequence above is drawn from the Cucumis melo cultivar AY chromosome 2, USDA_Cmelo_AY_1.0, whole genome shotgun sequence genome and encodes:
- the LOC103492466 gene encoding serrate RNA effector molecule, encoding MAEVMNMAAADESLDRRRDRQDKSSDEQPHSSPPSHPPAAPPPPSRRRDRDERDRRDDRDFDRPPNRRGDNYDRNRSPPSLPPRDRDRDRDRDYKRRSSLSPPPPYRDRRHSPPRRSPPPPYKRSRRDDGGYDGRKGSPRGGFGPGDRRFGYDYGGGYEREMRGRPGYVDDRPLGRYIGRSSGGYQDWDSNRGGHGDALNAGGGQREGLMTYKQFMQELEDDILPAEAERRYQEYKSEYITTQKQAFFDSHKDEDWLRDKYHPTNLVTVIERRNELAQRTAKDFLLDLQSGTLDLGPGISAAATNKSGQASEPNSDDEADNDGKRRRHGRGPAKEMDLLSAAPKAHPVSSEPRRIQIDIGQAQALVRKLDSEKGIEENILSGSDSDKLGRDKAHGGSSGPVIIIRGLTTVKGLEGVELLDTLLTYLWRIHGLDYYGMVETREAKGLRHVREEGKNSNMASGADEWEKKLDLRWQERLRGQDLLEVMTAKDKIEAAALEAFDPYVRKIRDEKYGWKYGCGAKGCTKLFHAPEFVHKHLNLKHPELVMELTSKVREELYFQNYMNDADAPGGTPVMQQSLPKDKPQRRRMNLDGRLKDDRGNRRDRDNWANGGDRFDRSENPQSSDFPSANDGTDGGNIDDPMFDSFGGQGRHVAPFASEIPPPVLMPVPGAGPLGPFVPAPPEVAMRMLREQGGPPPFEGGGRNGRPGPQLGGSAPILALSSGFRQDPRRIRSYQDLDAPEDEVTVIDYRSL